The sequence below is a genomic window from Cobetia sp. cqz5-12.
TGCCCGCAAGCGGCTCAATGCGTATGTCTGGAAAAACAAGCGGCGCAGTATAGCACCGCGACCGACAGGCGGCATGCACCTGTCTGGTCGGTCAGGATGTGGGCGCGGCAAGGCCGCGGATCAGCAGGACCACGCCGAGACCAGTGCGAAGCGTGGCACCGGCTCGCCCTGGATCTCGACGTTCTCCATGAACATGCTGAGCGGACGCACCCACAGCCCGCATTCACCATAAAGCGCACGATAGACCACCAGCAGCTCTTCGGTCTCGCTGTGGCGACTGGTGCCGATCACTTCGTACTGCGCGCCCTTGTAGTGGCGGTAGAGGCCCGGCACGGGACGATTTTCCGGCAGCGGCGGCATGGCAGGCAGGTCAGTCATGGCGATTTCCTTGAGGGTGAAGCCAAAAGCGATAAGCAAGAAGCGGTGAAGCCAGCAGCGAGAAGCAGGCGTATCAGTCGGCGGCGTTCGGCGCCTGAATGCCATCAGTCACGGACACGTCATCAGCGACAGGCGTGGCCTTGGCACCGCGGCGTGCGATGCGCGCCAGCGCGCGCGCAGCGGCGGTGAAGCCGAAGCTGCCGGTGACGAAGGTGGCCGCGCCGAAGCCGCCAGCGCAATCCAGACGCGTGGCGCTGTCGCCGGGCTTGGTGGCACACACCTCGCCATTGGCACCGGGGTAGGTCAGTTGCTCGTCGGAATAGACGCACTCGACATCGAATCGGCGCTTCAGGTTGCGACTGAAATTGTAGTCGCGACGCAGCAGTGAGCGAACGCGCGCCAGCAGCGGGTCCTGCTCGGTGCGGGCGAGATCGCCGATCTGGATGCGCGTCGGGTCGAGCTGGCCGCCGGCGCCGCCCGTCACGGTCAGGCCCAGCTTGCGACGCTTGCACCAGGCGATCAGCGCCGTCTTGGCGGGCACGCTGTCAATGGCGTCGATGACGTGATCGAGGTCATCGTGGATCAGCTCGGCGAGATTGTCCGGCGTGACGAAGGCCGAGATGGCGTGGATCTTCATCTGCGGCGCGATCAGCTGGCAGCGCTCGGCCAGCACTTCGACCTTGGGACGACCGATCTGGCCATCCAGTGCATGCAGCTGCCGATTGACGTTGGAGACGCAGACATCATCGAGATCGATCAGCGTCATCTCACCGATGCCGGAGCGAGCCAGCGCCTCGGCGCTCCAGCTGCCGACACCGCCGACCCCGATCACCGCGACATGCGCGTGGCGGAAGTGGGCGAAGGCGCTGGCACCGTAGAGGCGGCGAATGCCGCCGAAGCGGAAGTCGTAGTCGTCTTCTGCGGGGGCCTGGCTGGCAGCGCCGGACGCAAAGAAGCTCTCCAGCATCCGTTCGCTGGCGGAGGGCGTGCTGTCGTGGGACGACGGCTCGCCTGAGGGCTTGCGGTCTGGGCTCTGTTCTTCAGGGCTCTGTTCTTCAGGGCTTTTGCTTTCAGAACTTTTATTTTCAGAGCTCTGCTGTTCTGGGCTCATGTCGGTCGATTCCGGGGTGTCGGAAGAGGTGGTCATGCGCAGCTCGCGAATCTCGGGGGAACGGGTGGCAGTCGGCAGGGGCGCGCTCAGTCAGCCAGGTCGCCGGCGGTCGCATCGAGCCAGTGTCTGGTCGGGCGCTCTGCCAGATGTTCAGCGTAGCGTTCGGGCAGATGGCCCAGCCAGCCGAAGCGCTCCATCACTGCCGCGTAGGCACCTTCTGGCGGACACGACAGGCTCAGCCAGCCGCCCTCGGGATGGGGAAGCTCGAGCCCGACAGCCGCCAGCAGCAGACGGGGGCATTCCAGTGTCGTGGCGAAGTAGCGATTGTAATTGCCCTTGCCATGCTTGGCGTCGCCGATGATCGGGTAGCCACGGCGTGACAGGTGGCGGCGAATCTGATGGCGGCGGCCGGTCAACGGACGGGCCTCGACCAGCGAGAAGCGCGACTGCGGATAGCGATCGATGGCGATGGGCAGCTCGACCTGTGCCAGGCGGCGCGTGTCGGTGATGGCTTCCTGCTCCGGCATCTCGGCCTTGGGCAGCTTTCCATCTTCCTTGCGCAGGCCGTAATCGAGGCGTTGCTGCTCGGGCGCGACGCCGCGCACGATTGCCAGATAGCGCTTGCTGACCTGCTGCTCCTCGAAGGCGGTGCTCAGCTTGCGCGCCGCCTGAGGCGAGAGGCCGAACACCATCAGCCCTGATGTCGGGCGATCGAGGCGATGCACGGGGAAGACATGCTGGCCGATCTGGTCGCGCAGGCGCTGAAGCAGAAACTCGGTCTCGTGCTTGTCGATGGGGCTGCGGTGCACCAGCAGGCCCGATGGCTTGTGAACCACCACCAGCACTTCATCCTGGAACAGGATGTCGAGTGGCTCGGCTGGTTCAGTCAGCTCAACAGGCTCAGTCAGCTCAGCAGACTTGGCCTCGAGAGGCGTGGGCGTGGCGTCCGCCATCGGCGCAGGTGTCTGAGGCGCCGTCGGCGCGTCGGAGTGCGGAGCATCAGGAGAAGAGGGCATGGGCATCACGGCAGCAGGAAGACGAAAGCCGACCATCGCAATGAAGGTCGGCGTGTATTGTCCGGCTTTCGCCGCTGGCTGTCATGTCCGGCGTGGCGCCGAGCGCGCGGATACCTGATGTCAGGGCCTGATCAGCAGTCCGGCGACGAGCCACTGTACCAGCAGGTTGATCGCCACGCCCGGGGCTTGCTCTGCCCCCACCTGCGGCGTCAGCAGCTCTCCGAGCCGGCCGAAGCTCAGGCCTTCGTCTCCGGCCGCGAGGATGGCGCCGAGAGCCAGGTCTTCCAGCGGCTCGAGAGAGCGATAGTGCACCTCGGGCGCGCCAGCGGTGGGCTGGCGCCAGACGATCCAGGGCGTGGGCGTGTCGGACTCTACCGGCGCGCGTGGAGGCTCTTCATCGTCGATGGCCTTCCAGATGGCCGGCGTATCGAAGTGGAACAGGAAGCGCTTGAGGGACGGATGCGCTGCCAGGGTCAGCTCCGGCCACTCCTCGGGGGCCAGCGTCTGCAGGGCCTCGACACTCAGCGGAGTGCTGTCCACCACATCCAGTGCCAGCCCCAATGCCCATTCAAAGGCGGCCATCTCGGTGACCAGAGAGCGCTCGGGTTCGCGCACCGCGACGAAGGCCGGGAAATGCTGGCCTGCCCAGCGAATCGAATAATGACTCGGCGGGTGGGCCGCGAGGTAGTCACGACACAGCAGCCCGAAGGCGTCATCGCCGATCAGGGTGTGAACGGCCTCGAAATCCCCGCCGAAGACCTCGAAAAGCCGCAGCCGATAGGCCATCGCGTAGATGTCGAGGCGCTCCTCGGCGCTGGCAAGCTGATCACTGATGACGGCCTTGGCCGCCGCGCTGCGGGTGTCAGGGCTCGGCGTCGCGAGGTAGGCGCCCGTGGTCTCCTGCAGTTGCGTCAAGGCGCTGCGATCAGCATCGTCTGCGGGGCTCGCTTGCGTCATGCGCGCAGCCCTCCGTGGTCTGCGGTCTGATTCGCGCGCGTGGCATCCACCAGCGGACGACCACTGCGGCGGCGCAGCTCGGCGTACTCCTGCATCAACTCCGGCCAGGGCGGGAAGTTGTCGTCACGCTCGATCATGGTGGCGACATCGCCGAAGCGTGCCCGCGCGGCGTCATACAGCGTCCACACGGCGTCCGGGACGGGCTGGTCATGGGTGTCGATGCATAGCTCGCCGCCGGAGACTTCCTGCCGGACATGCCCGGCCAGATGATGCTGCCAGACCCGCTCTGCCGGCATGGCGTCCAGATAGGTCAGCGGGTCGAAGCCATGATTGTGGCTCGAGACGATGACATTGTTCAGGTCGAGCAGGATCAGGCAGTCGGCGCGGCGGCTGACCTCGGCCAGAAACTCCCATTCGTTCATCTCGTCAGGGCGCCAGGTCAGATAGCTGGAGACATTTTCCAGCAATAACTGGCGGCCGAGCGCGTTCTGGACCTGATCGATGCGTTCGGCCAGATGGTCGATGGTGGCATCGGTATAGGGCAGCGGCAGCAGGTCATGGAACTGATGCGCGCCGGTACGCGTCCAGCACAGGTGATCGGAGACCCATAGCGGTTCGATGCGCTCACACAGGGCGCGCAACTCGCGCAGGTAACGGCTGTCGATGGGATGGCTGCCACCGATGGACAGCGAGACGCCATGCAAGGCGATGGGATAGTGCTCGCGGACACGCTCGAGATGATGAAGTGGTTTGCCGCCGGCGCTCAGTCCACCTCCGCTCAGGGCACCGGATTCGCTGGCGCCGTGGCCCATGTAGTTCTCGCTGATGGCCTCGAACCAGTCGATATCCGGCAACGTCGTCAGAATCTCGTGGTAGTACTCGGGGCGCAGGCCCAGCCCCTGACCGATGCCGGCGCTGGCGGGCGTGGGCAGGCGAGCGGTGACAGCTGTCGTCATGCGTGAGTCCTCTTCTGAGCGAAGGCAGAGGGTGCGGCAAAGGGCGAGCCAGATGGCGAGTCAGGAGCGCTGAAAGACATCCGCAAATGTTTCCGGACAGAAACAGAGCCAGAACCAGTACCAGAATCAGGAACGGGAGGACGGTGTGCCGTCCTCCCGTCGGTAATTCGCCAGAGGCGCCTGAGGATCAGCCCTCGACGACAGTACCACCTTCGCCGACACAGGATTCAGCGCTGGCAGTGTACGACCAGCCCTGGCCCTTGCAGGCGTTGTGGCCCTTGCAGGCGCTGTTGGCAGTCGCGCATTCGGAGGTGCCCTTGCAGGAGTTGATGCCGGAGCACTTCACGGCATTGTCACCGGCGTGCACCGGCAGCGAGGTCAGAGCGGCAGTGGAGAACAGCGCGGCGGCAGCGGCAGCGAAGGTAGCGGCTGTAACGGTCTTCTTCATGGTCATGATGGCTTCCTATCGGGCAGGGCCCGTATTTTTTGAATTATGGATCAGGAACATCGTGGTACCCGCTAGCGTCAGACAGCTCGTTCAGGCGGGTCATGAAGTCATACGCCGTCAAAACAAGGTTGGATGCGGAGGCGCCAGAAAAAATCTGACATCATTGTTCACTATGCTTGGAAAGGCAGTCCTGGCGAGTTCGTGAGCCTGCTTATGGTACGCTTTCGCAATCATCTGTCGGATTGCCGATACCCCATCCTCTTGCTGGAGTTCCCCATGCCGGACCTACTTCGACGCCTGTGGCGCATACCGCGCTGGCGCTGGAGCATCGCGCTCGTTCTACTGTTGGGGGGCTGCAGTGCCGTCGCGATTCATCAGCTCGATGAGCGCTTCGGTCCCGCGTCACCGCGTGAGCGGGTGGTCTCACACGACAGTATTGCCGGGCGCCAGTGGGAGGATGAGGTCAAGCCGGTGATCGAGACGCGCTGTGTGGTCTGCCATGGCTGCTACGACGCTCCCTGTCAGCTCAAGATGTCATCGGCCGCCGGGATCGATCGCGGCATGAATCCGGCGCCGGTCTACGATGGCACGCGCTTGCTGGCGGCCAATCTGACGCGCATGTTCGAGGATGCAGACACCACCGAGCAGTGGCGCAGCATGGACTTCTCACCGGTGCTCAATGAACGCTTCGACTCTCCGGCTGCCAATCTGGAGGGCAGTGTGCTGTTCCGTGCGCTCAGTCAGAAACGCAAGGCACCGCTGCCGGTGACGGAAGACGGCCTGCTGCCGGAAGACCGCTTCGACCTGTCGCTCAATCGCAGTCAGGTGTGTGCCCCCGTCGAGGGCTATGACAAGTTTGCCGAAGACCATCCTGATTGGGGCATGCCCTACGCCTTGCCACAGGTCAGCGATGACGAGCATCGCACGCTGGTGAACTGGCTGGCCAAGGGTGGCGAGATGACGGGCCCGGCGCCGCTGCCCCAGGGGCTGATTCCGCACATCGAGCAGGCCGAGCGCTTCTTCAATGGCGACAGCCTCAAGCAACGCCTGATGAATCGCTATATCTACGAGCACCTCTTCCTGAGCCATGTGTATTTCCCGGGCATCAAGGGCGCGGATGGACGGCCGATCTTCTTCAAGCTGGTGCGTTCCAGTACCCCGCCGGGCGAGCCGATCAAGCGCATCTCCACGCGTCGCCCCTACGATGCCCCCTACGCCTCCTACACCGCCGATGAGCGCGCGAGCATGCCCCATGATGACGCCGGGCGCCCGCGGGTCTATTACCGTCTGTGGCAGGAGCGCGCGACGATCCTGGCCAAGAATCATCTGCCCTATGCGCTCAACGATGCTCGCTTCAAGCGCTGGCGGGCGCTGTTTCTGACGCCGGATTACCCGGTGGATGACCTGCCGGATTACGACCTCAAGACGGCCTCGAATCCTTTCCTGACCTTCGAGGCCATTCCGGCCGAGTCACGCTATCGCTTCATGCTCGATGAGTCGCAGAACACCATCATGGGCTTCATCAAGGGGCCGGTCTGTCGCGGGCAGGTCGCGGTGGATGTGATCAATGATCACTTCTGGGTCGGCTTCACTGACCCGAAGATGTTCAGTCACCCGGAAGTGGAGCGCACCCTGGCCGAGGAAGGGGAGAATCTCAGCCTGCCCGCCGAGCAGAGCAGCAATGCGTTGCCGATCAGCTCCTGGGTCAAGTTCGAGAGCAAGCAGACCGCCTATCTCAAGGCCAAGCAGCGGCTGATGTCACAGGCCTATCTCGATGGCGACCTGCGGCTGGATACGCGAGTGATGTGGGACGGTAGCGGCTGGGCCGACGGCCCCGGCCAGGGGCGCAACCCCAACGCGGCCCTGACCATCTATCGTCACTTCGACAATGCCGCGGTGATGAAGGGACTGGTCGGCGGCGTGCCCAAGACGGGCTGGATCATCGATTACCCGATGCTGGAGCGTATCCACTACCTGCTGGTCGCCGGCTTCGATGTCTACGGCAATCTCGGGCATCAGCTGGTCACTCGCCTATACATGGACTTCCTGCGCATGGAGGGCGAGAACAACCTGCTGGTGCTGTTGCCAGCAGGCGAGCGCAAGGCGGTGCATGACAGCTGGTATCGCGACGTGAGCCCGGGTCTTGGGGGGCTGCTGTTCAAGAAGCCGCCGCAGTTCGATGCACCAAGTGGCATCGTCTGGACGCCGCAGGAGCTGTCATCGCCGGACCAGGCTCGCCTTGGCCTGATGCGGCGCATGCAAGAGCGTCTCGCGCCGGAACTCGGTCATGAGCGCAGTCTGAGCAATGTCGAGGATGATCATGTGCGACATGAGCTGCAGGCCCTCGCTGCGGTGCGGGGAGTCTCGGCCAGCCTGATGCCGGAGGTGACGATCGTCGCGCTGGAGGATGGTAGTGATGACTCGCCACGCCTTTACAGCGTGCTGCGCAATTCCGCCCACGCCAACATCACCAGTCTGTTCGATGAGGAGGAAAATCGCCGTCCTGAAGAGGACACTCTCGATGTCTTGCGAGGGGTGGCGGGCGATTACCCGAATGCCTTCTGGCGCCTGACGCCTGAGACCCTGACGGGGCTGGCAGAGCGGGTGGCGTCACTCGAGAACGAAGAGGACTATCGCGCCCTGCAGGCCGATATCGGGGTGCGCCGGACTGATCCGCGCTTCTGGGAGTTCTCCGACAGCGTACTGCGCACCAACTATGCTGATCGCCCTGTCGAAGCGGGCCTGCTGGACTATAACCGCCTCGAGAACCGCTGATCACCAGCGAAGCTTGAGCGGCCGAGACAAACCCTTTTGTCAGAACTGTCAGAACTGTCAGGGTTGTCATGACTGACACGACGACTGACGGCTGGCCTGTCAGTTGGAAGCCCGCCACGCACATTGCGCGGCGGGCTTCTATCCTTGCGTAGCGCCTAAATGGCGCACTGGCAGTCGATCAGCGCCGCGCCGCGCTGCGTGGTGTGCTGCCAGCAGGCGTCATCAGCGACCGCCCTGACACTCGCCTTCGGCCAGTTCGATCAGGCCATCCAGATGCAGGATATGCACCTCGCGGGCACGAATGTCGACCAGCCCCTGGGCCTGGAAGCGAGTCAGGATGCGGCTGATGGTTTCGACGGCCAGCCCCAGATAGTTGCCGATATCGGCACGTGCCATCGAGAGGCGGAAGCTGTACGGCGAATAGCCACGGCGACGGAAGCGCTGTGACAGGTTGACCAGGAAGCTCGCCAGTCGCTCATCGGCTGTCTTGCGCGACAGCAGCATCATCATGCGGCGATCTTCGTGCAACTCCTTGCTCAGGCTCTTGAACAGCTGGGTTCTCAGCTCCGGCATCTGCTCCGAGAGCGCATTGAGGCGGTCGAAGGGAATCTCGCAGACGGTGGTGGTCTCCAGCGCCACGGCGGTGCCGGGATAGCAATTGCTGTCGATGGCATCGAGCCCTGCCAGCTCGCTGGGCAGGTAGAAACCGGTCAGCTGCTCCATGCCGCTGTTTTCATTGGTGATCTGCTTGAGGCTTCCGGAGCGCACCGTGAAGACGCAATCGAAGGCATCGCCCTGGGTGAAGAGCACTTCCCCTTTTCTGAGTGGCGCGCGACGGCGGATGATGGCGTCAAACTGGTCGATATCTTCCATGTTCAGTGCCAGTGGCAGGCACAGTGAACTCAGCGAACAGGTCTGGCAGCGTGCTTCATGGGCGCGCAAGCGGTGTGATGCCTGTGCATTGGCCGTCATGGTGACTCTCCTGAGGAATGTCACCGCTACTCCTGGGGCAGGGCAGCGGGAGGGGTCTATCGGGCACGACGAATGGTGGGGCGGGGCCTTGTCGCCCGCCGCTACCCTGCTCAGCCGAAGTGACTCAAGCGGCCAGAGTCTGAACGCTCATCGGCTGGCGCAGTGCAATTTCGTGGCACCATAATATTAGATTTTATTAATTCATTATCCTGCCCAACCCGTGGGCGTTGCAAGGTGTGTGAACTTTAGGCCTGGTTGGCCCAGTGTGGCCATACCGCGACGACCTGCCTCAGCCGGAAGCGTGAGTCAGCAATACTGGGCCAACAGTGCTTAGCCAGCAGCGCCGAGCAGCAGGATCAGCGCGGCGGCCAGCGTCGCCAGTGCCAGCATGCCCCAGACGCGTGGCGCTGGTGTGTCAGGCTGACGTACACCATTGATGCGATGTTCTTGCATGGGGCCATCGCCTTCGCGCTCGTCGTTGTCACCGCTGGCTGCGCGCGAAAGGCTGCCCAGTGCCAGCATGGCGAACAGCACCAGGCTGCCCAGCGTGAGGGCCAGCACCCAGAGATTCCAGAACAGGGGCAGTCCAGTTGCCTCCAGTAGATTCATGTCGTGTCTCCTGAGCGGTGTCCTGTCATGGGCTACGGCTGGCGATGCCGTTCGCGGGGGCGGCCTGCTGCAGATAGGCGAGCAGCGCCGTGATCTCGGCAGTGCCACGCACGTCATTGGGGGCGGCGAGAATCTCGTCTTCCGCGTAGGGCACGCCCAAGCCTTGCAGGGCTCGCATGCGGGCCGCGATGCCTTCGCCGCTCAACGCCCGCTCGAACAGCCACGGATAGGCAGGCATCGCTGAGCCCGGCACCTGGCCGCGCGGGTCATGCAGGTGCAGGCGCTGCCAGGCATCGTCATGCTGCGCAGGCAGCTGGCTCAAATCCGTCCCCCGGCGCTCGGCGCCCCATAGCGAAGGGCGGCCGTAGTAGCGCTCCCGTGCGGTCGTCGCCTCGCTGTGGCGCGCCGTGTCGCCAGTCAGATCGCGCACCATGCGTGTATGGCACTGCTGACAGCCCTCGCGTTGGTAGATGCGCTGACCCTCCAGCGCCAGGGCGCTCAGCGGTCTGAGATCTTCAGGCGCGCTGGCGAGGCTGGGGTGAGCCCCGAGCGGTACCAGCTGGGCGAGGGCGCCAAGGCTCATGGTGAGCAGACATAGTGCCGTCATCAGGCCGGCGTGACGTTCGAGCAGGACATGTCTCATGCGTAGTGCCCTCCCGAGGATGTGGCAGGGGGCGTGGTAGAGGGGGGCGCAGAGGGCGTGGCAGGTTCTGATGATGCCTTCCGCGAGCCGGAATTGGGGAGCCGGCGCTCATGAGCGGCTTGGCGTTCGCTCTTGTGATCAGCCAGGGTGCGCGTCACGTTGAGAAGCATCAGTAGCATGCCGAGCGCCCAGCAGGCGAGCCCACCCAGCGAGATCATCATCGGCATGCGGGCCGCTTCCAGTACCTCGCTCAAGGTGTATAGCGGCCTGCCGTCATCTGCCAGCACATGCCACATGCTGCCTTGAAGCAGCGTGGTGGCCCAGCTGGCGGCAAGGCACAGCAGGGTGCCGATGATGGCCAGCAGGGCGTGAGTCTTGAGCAGCGCAAGGGAGCGCATCGGGGGCAGCAGGTGATAGGCCATCACGATGGCGACTGTCGCGACCACCCCCAGGCTTGCTGCCGGCGACAGACTGTTGGCGGCACTGAAGGTCAGGGCATTGAGTGTCGGCAGTGACAGCAGGCTGTATTCAAGTACCGCAAGGGCGAAGCTGACCAGAGCTACCGCCAGCAGGCCGATCAGTGGATCCCGGCGCAGTGAGTGCCAATCCTCCTTGAGTGTCATCAGGCCATTGAGGCTGAGTGCCAGCCCCGGCGCCAGCAGCAGGATGCCCATCGCCATGCCCAGCGTCTGGCTCCAGGCCGGCAGGGCGCTCGCGAACAGTAGCGGAGCACCTCCCCATGTCACCAGCAGCACCAGCATCCAGAAGCTGGTGGCGGCCAGCCGATGCGAGTAGAGCGGCAGCCGCGAGCGGCTCGTCACCATGTGATGGAGCAAGGCAATGACGCCGAATGCGAACATGCCGCCGGGGAGTGGCCCTGCCTGCCAGCGCTGAATCAGTGCCTCGAGGCTGCCCGTGAAGAGCGGTATCGATTCCAGCAGGCCGATCGGCACGCTGAGCGAGATCAAAACATGCTGCATCAACACCAGCATCAGGCCAGCGATGAAGTACCAGCAGGCCACCGGCAGACGACGTAGCGTGCGTTGTTCCAGCACCGTGAAGAAGACCCACGCCACGGCCAGCCAGACGAGGGTCATCAGGAGATCGACGAGCCAGGGCGCTTCGGCCATGTACTGGCCCGAGGAGTAGCCCGCGACTATCGCCAGTGCGCCGAGCGCGACCACGGCCTGCCAGCCGAGGAAGGTGAAATGCATCAGCTTGAGCGTGAAGGGGGGCGGTGGGATATCCGGTATCGCCGTCTTGGCGTCCGTGCGTGATTCGCGTTGCCGGATACTGTGCATGGCGATGGAGTAGCCGCCGGCGATCACTGCCGAGCCGCCCAGACCGTAGAGCAGCAGGTGGTGCTGCAAGGGGGCGAGGCGGCCGTAGCTCAGCCAGGCCACTTCCGGCCCCAGCGAGGGCCATAGCCAGATGAGGTTGAGCCATACGGCCAGACAGAGGCTGAGCAGGCCCCAGATGACAGCCATGCGAGCAAAATCATGGTTCACGTGGTGATGGTTCACGCGGGGTTGGCAGGCCGAAGCCTCAAGAGCTGTACGCATATCACGACCTCGTCGGCAGTGGGCGAAAGCGCAGTGCTGATGGTGACGGTGCTGGAAGTGGCGCTGCGGGAGCGGCCATATCACTGACGCCACTGTTCAGGGCGGCAGGGCTGGCGCTGACCGATATCACGCGCGACCATGACCGACTGACAGGCCATCCCTCGCGCTGGAATGCAGCGTTTACCCTCATCGGTTCCAGCGTTGTCTGGCGCGAGCCGTACGAGATCAACAGGAGAGTTTCGCTTGCCCGCCGTCACTTCATCATCGGACGAAGATGCCAATGCGTCCAATACGGCTGAGGTCCCCAGCCCTTACGCCGAGGAAGGCTTTCGTGTCGCCAGCCTGGCTGATGTCGCCTCGGAGCTTGCTGCTCGCCAGACCATGTCCCACGACGCGCTGGCCGCGCGAGGGCCGTGGCGAGGCTGGTTGGCGGAACTAGGGCCGCTTGAGATCCATGGACGACCGGGGCGTGCCCTGCTGTTGCATGCGCATGGTGCCGGCGCCGGGCGTGAGACCGACTTCCATCAACGGTTCGCTGCTGCCTGCCTGATGCAGGACATGGCGTGGCTGGCATTCGATTTCGGCTATCTCGTCAGGATGCGCTGCGAGCGTCGCCGCAGGCCGCCGCCCCGGCTGCCCGGGCTGATCGAGGAGATGGCACGCTGGTGTCAGGCGCTGATGGCGTGTGTGGCGGCCGTCGACGCCTTGCGATCGCTGCCCTGGCTGGTCGGCGGCAAGTCGATGGGCAGTCGTGTGGCCTCCCATCTGCTGGTGGAGTTGACCCGGGCGGCGCATGCGCCGTTGCCGGTCGGGTGGTACGCGCTGGGCTATCCGTTTCATCCCACGGGCAAGCCCGACAAGTTGCGCATCGACCATCTGCCGGATATCCCGATGGCCGGCGTGATCTGTCAGGGCAGCCGCGATCCCTTCGGAACTCGAGAGGAAGTGACGGCATATCCGTTGCCGGAAAACCTCACTTTGCTTTGGCTGAATGATGGCGAACATGATTTCAAGCCACGAAAAGCGAGTGGTAAGACTCGAGAAGGACTGATTTCGCGTGCGGCGCAGGCCTTGGCCAATCACCCGGCTCTGGGCGGAAAACGGTAGTGAATCGCCACCATGCGAGGGGCATTACCCTGGCCTTCGACGGCGACAGCGGCATGTCAGAATGATGACGCAACGCTGATGTTTACTGGCCTGCAGGCGATATGCGGCGGGAAAGTCCTGTCTTATCAATACTCTGTCGCGGACGATTGCTGAAATTGCGCGTAAAAAAAGTATTGACTCATGGGCCGGATTCCGTAGAATGCAGCGCCAACGAGACAGGGGTGGTTAGCTCAGTTGGTAGAGCACCAGCCTTACAAGCTGGGGGTCACTGGTTCGAACCCAGTACCACCCACCATTTGAAAAAAGTCATTGCTTTTCAAAGCGTTACTTGATTAAATGGCCTGGTTCGTCAGCAGAAGCAAACGATTGTCGT
It includes:
- a CDS encoding DUF1653 domain-containing protein — translated: MTDLPAMPPLPENRPVPGLYRHYKGAQYEVIGTSRHSETEELLVVYRALYGECGLWVRPLSMFMENVEIQGEPVPRFALVSAWSC
- the tcdA gene encoding tRNA cyclic N6-threonylcarbamoyladenosine(37) synthase TcdA translates to MLESFFASGAASQAPAEDDYDFRFGGIRRLYGASAFAHFRHAHVAVIGVGGVGSWSAEALARSGIGEMTLIDLDDVCVSNVNRQLHALDGQIGRPKVEVLAERCQLIAPQMKIHAISAFVTPDNLAELIHDDLDHVIDAIDSVPAKTALIAWCKRRKLGLTVTGGAGGQLDPTRIQIGDLARTEQDPLLARVRSLLRRDYNFSRNLKRRFDVECVYSDEQLTYPGANGEVCATKPGDSATRLDCAGGFGAATFVTGSFGFTAAARALARIARRGAKATPVADDVSVTDGIQAPNAAD
- a CDS encoding pseudouridine synthase, producing MPSSPDAPHSDAPTAPQTPAPMADATPTPLEAKSAELTEPVELTEPAEPLDILFQDEVLVVVHKPSGLLVHRSPIDKHETEFLLQRLRDQIGQHVFPVHRLDRPTSGLMVFGLSPQAARKLSTAFEEQQVSKRYLAIVRGVAPEQQRLDYGLRKEDGKLPKAEMPEQEAITDTRRLAQVELPIAIDRYPQSRFSLVEARPLTGRRHQIRRHLSRRGYPIIGDAKHGKGNYNRYFATTLECPRLLLAAVGLELPHPEGGWLSLSCPPEGAYAAVMERFGWLGHLPERYAEHLAERPTRHWLDATAGDLAD
- a CDS encoding HvfC/BufC N-terminal domain-containing protein, encoding MTQASPADDADRSALTQLQETTGAYLATPSPDTRSAAAKAVISDQLASAEERLDIYAMAYRLRLFEVFGGDFEAVHTLIGDDAFGLLCRDYLAAHPPSHYSIRWAGQHFPAFVAVREPERSLVTEMAAFEWALGLALDVVDSTPLSVEALQTLAPEEWPELTLAAHPSLKRFLFHFDTPAIWKAIDDEEPPRAPVESDTPTPWIVWRQPTAGAPEVHYRSLEPLEDLALGAILAAGDEGLSFGRLGELLTPQVGAEQAPGVAINLLVQWLVAGLLIRP
- the bufB gene encoding MNIO family bufferin maturase, translated to MTTAVTARLPTPASAGIGQGLGLRPEYYHEILTTLPDIDWFEAISENYMGHGASESGALSGGGLSAGGKPLHHLERVREHYPIALHGVSLSIGGSHPIDSRYLRELRALCERIEPLWVSDHLCWTRTGAHQFHDLLPLPYTDATIDHLAERIDQVQNALGRQLLLENVSSYLTWRPDEMNEWEFLAEVSRRADCLILLDLNNVIVSSHNHGFDPLTYLDAMPAERVWQHHLAGHVRQEVSGGELCIDTHDQPVPDAVWTLYDAARARFGDVATMIERDDNFPPWPELMQEYAELRRRSGRPLVDATRANQTADHGGLRA
- the bufA2 gene encoding BufA2 family periplasmic bufferin-type metallophore; the encoded protein is MTMKKTVTAATFAAAAAALFSTAALTSLPVHAGDNAVKCSGINSCKGTSECATANSACKGHNACKGQGWSYTASAESCVGEGGTVVEG
- a CDS encoding fatty acid cis/trans isomerase — its product is MPDLLRRLWRIPRWRWSIALVLLLGGCSAVAIHQLDERFGPASPRERVVSHDSIAGRQWEDEVKPVIETRCVVCHGCYDAPCQLKMSSAAGIDRGMNPAPVYDGTRLLAANLTRMFEDADTTEQWRSMDFSPVLNERFDSPAANLEGSVLFRALSQKRKAPLPVTEDGLLPEDRFDLSLNRSQVCAPVEGYDKFAEDHPDWGMPYALPQVSDDEHRTLVNWLAKGGEMTGPAPLPQGLIPHIEQAERFFNGDSLKQRLMNRYIYEHLFLSHVYFPGIKGADGRPIFFKLVRSSTPPGEPIKRISTRRPYDAPYASYTADERASMPHDDAGRPRVYYRLWQERATILAKNHLPYALNDARFKRWRALFLTPDYPVDDLPDYDLKTASNPFLTFEAIPAESRYRFMLDESQNTIMGFIKGPVCRGQVAVDVINDHFWVGFTDPKMFSHPEVERTLAEEGENLSLPAEQSSNALPISSWVKFESKQTAYLKAKQRLMSQAYLDGDLRLDTRVMWDGSGWADGPGQGRNPNAALTIYRHFDNAAVMKGLVGGVPKTGWIIDYPMLERIHYLLVAGFDVYGNLGHQLVTRLYMDFLRMEGENNLLVLLPAGERKAVHDSWYRDVSPGLGGLLFKKPPQFDAPSGIVWTPQELSSPDQARLGLMRRMQERLAPELGHERSLSNVEDDHVRHELQALAAVRGVSASLMPEVTIVALEDGSDDSPRLYSVLRNSAHANITSLFDEEENRRPEEDTLDVLRGVAGDYPNAFWRLTPETLTGLAERVASLENEEDYRALQADIGVRRTDPRFWEFSDSVLRTNYADRPVEAGLLDYNRLENR
- the fnr gene encoding fumarate/nitrate reduction transcriptional regulator Fnr; translation: MTANAQASHRLRAHEARCQTCSLSSLCLPLALNMEDIDQFDAIIRRRAPLRKGEVLFTQGDAFDCVFTVRSGSLKQITNENSGMEQLTGFYLPSELAGLDAIDSNCYPGTAVALETTTVCEIPFDRLNALSEQMPELRTQLFKSLSKELHEDRRMMMLLSRKTADERLASFLVNLSQRFRRRGYSPYSFRLSMARADIGNYLGLAVETISRILTRFQAQGLVDIRAREVHILHLDGLIELAEGECQGGR